One segment of Polyangiaceae bacterium DNA contains the following:
- a CDS encoding ATP-binding protein — protein sequence MLLREEGSEPVDVERLRREVKLLRGLLEGSSDMVDVLDETGRLRVEFQGRHQPLGYARGELVGRNVFELVHPEDEEEVRGVFERLVRRTDTQWTGHVRFRHKDGHFLTLEVLARTLTHDTDVDGVVVYGTDVTEKHALRHRLNQAARVESVARLASSIAHDFNNLLSVIAMGVVVVRRDSQLAGVALDEIEAGVAHGRDLIKRLFSFGTEVPRPPKPLALATEVRRIAGEVRPLLSAEIRLEVHAPDESGFVLIDPVQLEQILLNLALNARDAMPSGGRLVLRVEPGETRHRVLVTDTGVGMDEATSSRVFEPFFTTKDASRGTGLGLASVSDAVTAAGGSISLRSTLGEGTTFTLEFPAAGC from the coding sequence ATGCTATTGCGCGAGGAGGGGAGCGAGCCAGTGGACGTCGAGCGACTACGTCGCGAGGTCAAACTCTTGCGCGGTCTGCTCGAGGGTTCGAGCGACATGGTCGACGTGCTCGACGAGACCGGCCGCTTGCGCGTGGAGTTCCAGGGTCGCCACCAACCCCTCGGATACGCGCGTGGGGAGCTGGTAGGGAGAAACGTCTTCGAGCTGGTTCACCCCGAAGACGAGGAAGAAGTGCGCGGCGTCTTCGAGCGCTTGGTTCGCCGCACCGATACACAGTGGACCGGGCATGTACGCTTCCGGCACAAGGACGGTCACTTCCTCACCCTGGAAGTGCTGGCGCGGACCTTGACGCACGACACCGACGTCGATGGCGTGGTCGTATATGGCACTGACGTCACCGAGAAGCACGCGCTGCGACACCGATTGAACCAAGCTGCACGCGTCGAGTCCGTGGCGCGCCTGGCGAGCAGCATCGCCCACGACTTCAACAACCTGCTCTCGGTGATCGCCATGGGCGTGGTAGTCGTGCGGCGGGATAGCCAGCTTGCGGGCGTCGCGCTGGACGAAATTGAGGCAGGAGTCGCGCACGGTCGCGATCTAATCAAGCGACTATTTTCCTTTGGCACCGAGGTGCCACGGCCACCAAAGCCCCTGGCACTGGCGACCGAGGTGCGCCGCATTGCAGGCGAGGTTCGACCGCTGCTCTCTGCGGAGATCCGCCTCGAGGTTCACGCCCCCGACGAAAGCGGGTTCGTGCTCATCGATCCGGTCCAGCTCGAGCAAATCCTGCTGAACCTCGCCTTGAATGCTCGGGATGCAATGCCCTCGGGCGGGCGCCTGGTGCTGCGCGTGGAACCCGGCGAGACTCGTCACCGCGTGCTGGTGACCGACACCGGCGTTGGCATGGACGAAGCCACGTCGAGCCGCGTGTTCGAGCCGTTCTTCACCACCAAAGACGCCAGTCGCGGTACAGGCCTCGGGCTGGCGTCCGTTTCCGACGCCGTCACTGCTGCCGGAGGAAGCATCAGCTTGCGGTCGACGTTGGGCGAGGGAACGACCTTCACCCTCGAGTTCCCCGCCGCGGGGTGTTGA
- the hpt gene encoding hypoxanthine phosphoribosyltransferase gives MAWYSESIETLYTAAQIQERIAELGKQIAADYAGKDVVLLCVLKGSYVFAADLARAIDLPVTIEFLGVQSYGDDTKSSGVVQITLDLTRPIEGQHVLVVEDIVDTGLTLDYILSSLKNRQPASVRVCALLHKPARMKKQVPIDYLGFTIDDVFVVGYGLDWAQKYRNIGEIGVVKSAD, from the coding sequence ATGGCCTGGTACAGCGAGAGCATCGAAACCCTCTACACGGCTGCGCAGATTCAGGAGCGCATCGCAGAGTTGGGCAAGCAGATTGCCGCGGACTACGCGGGCAAGGACGTAGTGCTGCTGTGCGTGCTCAAGGGCAGCTACGTATTCGCTGCGGACTTGGCGCGCGCGATCGACTTGCCGGTGACCATCGAATTCCTCGGTGTGCAGAGCTACGGCGACGACACCAAGTCGAGCGGTGTCGTCCAGATCACCTTGGACCTGACGCGTCCCATCGAGGGGCAACACGTGTTGGTCGTCGAAGACATCGTGGATACCGGGTTGACCCTCGACTACATCCTGTCGTCGCTCAAGAATCGGCAGCCCGCGAGCGTGCGAGTCTGTGCACTGTTGCACAAGCCGGCCCGCATGAAGAAGCAGGTTCCCATCGACTACCTGGGCTTCACCATCGACGACGTGTTCGTCGTGGGCTATGGGCTGGACTGGGCTCAGAAGTACAGGAATATCGGCGAAATAGGCGTGGTAAAGAGTGCGGACTGA